ACGCGATTTCCCTCACCGAGCATCTCGAGTATCAGCCTCATCGGGAAGACATTCCCCACGAGGATCGCAATCGCTCCTATGAGCTCGCCCGCGAGCTCGCTCGAGACCACGACCTGCTCGTCATTCACGGCTCGGAGATCACCCGCGACATGCCTCCGGGGCATGCCAACGCCATCTTCATTCGGGACGCGAACACCATCCTTCAAGAAGATGCGCTGGGTGCTTTCCGCGAAGCTCACTCCCAGGGGGCGTTCATCTTTTGGAACCACCCCGATTGGGTGGAACAGGCTCCCGATGGGATCGCGCGGCTCACCCCCATGCATCGGCAGCTCATT
This is a stretch of genomic DNA from Vicinamibacteria bacterium. It encodes these proteins:
- a CDS encoding PHP domain-containing protein — its product is MVRHFNVLVLALASWSFSNASRAEAQERGSRRITFPDVPGYLTLKCDLHQHSVFSDGSVWPDIRVEEAVKDGLDAISLTEHLEYQPHREDIPHEDRNRSYELARELARDHDLLVIHGSEITRDMPPGHANAIFIRDANTILQEDALGAFREAHSQGAFIFWNHPDWVEQAPDGIARLTPMHRQLI